The following coding sequences lie in one Musa acuminata AAA Group cultivar baxijiao chromosome BXJ3-1, Cavendish_Baxijiao_AAA, whole genome shotgun sequence genomic window:
- the LOC135628686 gene encoding uncharacterized protein LOC135628686, with amino-acid sequence MAFSAEAATMPSETATAALSAGRGSLLHKFSFPIFKTWGKQRILRCMSVDGKGEAVGGGSGGARPSEVDGEDEEGIEDVREKLLVHVREAADRMKLVVPPLPPSPRVVKTVTEADRQAEEDADAEPEPSSSPASRPWKLRTRRRGSRAPSGFEPQTSASPEAAAEKRPVRLRSGSTERKERPKFSITLTREEIDEDIYAVTGHRARRRPRKRHRVVQKQLDLLFPGSWLSEITHDTYKVPD; translated from the exons ATGGCGTTCTCAGCGGAGGCGGCGACCATGCCCTCCGAGACGGCCACTGCCGCGTTGTCGGCGGGCCGGGGAAGCCTTCTCCACAAGTTTTCATTCCCGATCTTCAAGACGTGGGGTAAACAGCGGATCCTTCGCTGCATGAGCGTGGACGGCAAGGGCGAGGCCGTCGGCGGCGGCTCGGGAGGTGCGAGACCGTCCGAGGTGGATGGCGAGGACGAGGAGGGGATCGAGGACGTGAGAGAGAAGCTTTTGGTTCACGTACGGGAGGCGGCGGACCGGATGAAGCTGGTAGTCCCGCCGCTTCCGCCGTCGCCGAGGGTTGTGAAGACCGTGACGGAAGCGGATCGGCAGGCGGAGGAGGACGCCGACGCGGAGCCCGAGCCTTCCTCGTCCCCTGCGTCGCGACCTTGGAAGCTGAGGACTAGGCGCCGGGGTTCTAGGGCTCCTTCGGGGTTCGAGCCGCAAACGAGCGCGTCTCCTGAGGCGGCGGCGGAGAAGAGGCCGGTGCGGCTGAGGTCGGGGAGCACGGAACGGAAAGAGCGGCCCAAGTTCTCGATCACCCTCACGAGGGAGGAGATCGACGAGGACATCTATGCGGTGACGGGCCACAGGGCCCGCCGGCGGCCCCGTAAGCGTCACCGCGTCGTCCAGAAGCAGCTCGAT TTGCTGTTCCCTGGTTCATGGCTGTCGGAGATCACCCACGACACATACAAGGTCCCCGATTAA
- the LOC135583193 gene encoding mitogen-activated protein kinase kinase kinase 1-like, which produces MFFNRRRAASSSGRGTMDSSKQQQVTGRRPQLVRRNAVKYVEYEAAGSSSTSFSSAATEENPDLRAARPLDLFSSAYAQQTSFRIDGSIEGEVDILCRSLGLNSPEDFAISEDEWERHKARLSSDVLSRSRLLQLDSPTHKDPAFASEDPILGSDWTPLEPISASAEVIVSQIGPEEECGQLTDDSKVETGVVGGQSCLSPSSGGGGGIRGVRPPVLSPPPPMTKFSSPSLRHEPGSSSSTLQPAPLISLAVTDAANLTSDIVRSVAPEESDLEARGKKSVDSEENKGKGEILVGDEVSEEELRELWLQDTPEDFTGTSSYSTMNDDESCSTTTETTFTISPNGRLKRKIKSWMRGMLLGSGSYGMVYEGISDEGIFFAVKEVSLLDQGSNAEQCIIQLEQEIALLSQFEHENIVQYYGTDKEDSKLYIFLELVTQGSLSSLYQKYRLQDSQVSAYTRQILNGLNYLHERNIVHRDIKCANILVHADGSVKLADFGLAKEMTKFTLLKSCKGSVYWMAPEVINPRRSYGPAADIWSLGCTVLEMLTRQIPYPNLEWTQALYRIGHGEQPSIPSYLSKDARDFISQCVKVNPDDRPTASQLLEHPFVRRSMGTS; this is translated from the exons ATGTTCTTCAACCGTAGGAGAGCCGCCTCCAGCTCCGGACGCGGCACGATGGACTCCAGCAAGCAGCAGCAGGTGACGGGACGGCGTCCGCAGCTGGTGCGGCGCAACGCGGTCAAGTACGTCGAGTATGAGGCCGCGGGTTCCTCTTCGACCTCTTTCTCTTCTGCCGCGACCGAAGAAAACCCCGACCTCCGCGCCGCACGACCTCTGGACCTCTTCTCGTCCGCGTATGCCCAACAGACGAGCTTCCGGATCGACGGAAGCATTGAAGGCGAGGTAGACATCCTCTGCCGCAGTCTCGGCCTCAACAGCCCGGAGGATTTCGCTATTTCTGAGGACGAGTGGGAGAGGCACAAGGCGCGGTTATCCTCCGACGTCCTTTCCAGGTCCAGGCTTCTCCAGCTGGACAGCCCAACCCATAAAGATCCCGCCTTTGCGTCTGAAGATCCAATCTTGGGGTCTGATTGGACTCCTTTGGAACCCATTTCAGCATCCGCAGAAGTGATTGTAAGCCAGATCGGTCCTGAAGAGGAATGTGGGCAGCTCACTGATGATTCAAAGGTCGAAACTGGGGTTGTTGGTGGCCAATCCTGTCTGTCTCCGAGTTCTGGGGGAGGAGGTGGAATTCGAGGAGTCCGGCCTCCAGTTCTTTCCCCTCCACCGCCAATGACAAAATTTTCATCTCCTTCTTTGAGACATGAGCCTGGCAGTTCATCATCAACTCTTCAACCAGCTCCATTGATTTCCCTTGCAGTCACAGATGCAGCAAATTTGACTTCGGATATTGTCAGATCTGTTGCCCCAGAGGAAAGTGATCTTGAGGCACGTGGGAAGAAATCAGTGGATTCTGAGGAGAACAAGGGGAAGGGGGAGATTCTCGTGGGCGATGAAGTCAGCGAGGAGGAGTTGAGGGAACTGTGGTTGCAGGATACCCCCGAGGACTTCACAGGGACATCTTCTTACTCGACGATGAACGACGATGAGTCATGCAGTACGACTACTGAGACAACATTCACCATCTCACCAAATGGTAGGTTAAAGCGGAAGATAAAATCATGGATGCGTGGCATGCTTCTGGGTAGCGGTTCCTATGGAATGGTGTATGAAGGGATAAGCGA TGAGGGTATATTTTTTGCTGTCAAAGAAGTATCTTTGCTTGACCAAGGAAGCAATGCTGAACAATGTATTATTCAGCTTGAGCAG GAGATCGCACTTCTAAGTCAGTTTGAACATGAAAACATAGTTCAATATTACGGAACAGACAAG GAGGATTCAAAATTATACATCTTCCTTGAACTTGTTACACAAGGTTCGCTTTCATCTCTGTATCAAAAGTATCGACTGCAAGATTCTCAAGTTTCAGCATATACTAGGCAGATCCTAAATGGCCTAAACTACCTTCATGAGCGAAATATTGTGCACAG AGATATCAAATGTGCAAATATATTGGTTCATGCAGACGGCTCTGTAAAACTTGCAGATTTTGGATTGGCAAAGGAG ATGACCAAGTTCACCTTGCTGAAATCTTGCAAAGGCAGTGTCTATTGGATGGCTCCAGAG GTTATTAATCCCAGAAGATCATATGGACCCGCTGCAGATATATGGAGCCTTGGGTGCACAGTTCTGGAGATGTTGACTCGTCAGATACCTTATCCAAATCTAGAGTGG ACACAAGCTTTATATAGGATTGGCCATGGAGAACAGCCTTCTATTCCAAGCTACTTGTCTAAAGATGCACGTGATTTCATTAGCCAGTGTGTGAAAGTGAATCCAGATGATCGTCCCACTGCTTCTCAACTATTAGAGCATCCATTTGTCAGGAGATCAATGGGAACTTCTTGA
- the LOC135628947 gene encoding delta(7)-sterol-C5(6)-desaturase-like: MEVERAEYLHQFVEETDWYNGIVLDALLPGGGAAWRRLPRPLQSWLRNYLGGNILYLASGFLWCFYIYHWKRNVYVPKDSIPSKRAMLLQIYVAMKAMPWYCALPTLSEYMIEKGWTKCFSSISEVGWPIYLTYMAIYLVLVEFGIYWMHRELHDIKPLYKYLHVTHHIYNKQNTLSPFAGLAFNPLDGILQAVPHVIALFIVPTHFMSHILLLFIEALWTANIHDCIHGKVWPVMGAGYHTIHHTTYRHNYGHYTIWMDWMFGTLRDPEEDPKKTE; this comes from the exons atggaggTGGAGAGGGCGGAGTACCTCCACCAGTTCGTGGAGGAGACGGACTGGTACAACGGCATCGTGCTCGATGCGCTCCTGCCGGGTGGCGGCGCCGCCTGGAGGCGGCTTCCCAGGCCGCTGCAGTCGTGGCTTCGCAACTACCTCGGTGGCAATATCCTCTACTTGGCCTCCGGCTTTCTCTGGTGCTTCTACATCTACCACTGGAAGCGAAACGTTTACGTCCCCAAAG ATTCTATACCCTCAAAGAGGGCCATGCTTTTGCAAATATATGTTGCGATGAAGGCTATGCCATGGTACTGTGCTCTTCCGACGCTCTCAGAATACATGATTGAGAAAGGATGGACCAAATGTTTTTCCAGCATAAGTGAAGTTGGTTGGCCGATCTATCTTACTTATATGGCCATCTATTTAGTACTTGTCGAGTTTGGAATTTACTGGATGCACAGAGAGCTTCATGATATAAAGCCATTATACAAGTACCTTCATGTAACACATCACATCTACAACAAGCAAAACACTCTTTCTCCATTTGCTG GACTGGCATTCAATCCATTGGATGGGATACTGCAGGCCGTGCCGCATGTGATAGCTCTCTTCATCGTGCCAACTCATTTCATGAGTCACATACTACTACTGTTCATCGAAGCTTTATGGACTGCAAACATCCATGACTGCATTCACGGTAAGGTTTGGCCTGTCATGGGTGCCGGTTACCACACCATCCATCACACGACGTATCGTCACAACTACGGGCATTACACGATATGGATGGACTGGATGTTCGGAACGCTTCGCGATCCTGAGGAGGACCCCAAGAAGACCGAGTGA